The DNA sequence AATACGTTTCTTTCACAAAAAACATATGTCACAGCTTATATTGATGGTGATTATGAAATTGATGGTGTGCCACAACGCTTACCGATTGAAAGAGAAGTTGATTTTTCTGGACGTATGAAGAATTCTTTTGAAATTAATACCAAATACAATCAGCAACCTGTAAGTATAGAATTAGAAGAATTTATAGTTGGAGCCGAGGAAGATATCATACCAGATGAAAATGGAGAGGCATACCTTAAAATGGTAGAAGCTGGTACCAATGGACCTCACAATCATTTCTTAAAATCAGGTGAAGTTCAGAGTATTCACAATATACTTTTTGCTCTTGATAAGCCAACTGAAGGCGCAATAAACATTACACAATCAGAGAATGGATTAACTATAAACTCTCCTTTTGAAGGCGAATATATGACTATGGCAACCATGGCTCAAGGGACTTTGGTAAAAGATAGCTTGCAACCTTTAATTTTACGTTCGCGCTATGTTATAGGTAACATGCAAATGGTGTTTCCGAAGCCTGTAATAAAAGGACATTTTGAAATTGTAAAGAAATCTGAAATTTTACAAAATGATCAAGATGGTTTGCGACTTAAAATAACAACCAATGATGAAACAAAAAACATAGGTGTTTTAGGAGGAAAGGGAAGTAATAGTAATTTTAAATATATTCATGTTGGTGGTTTGGATATAGGCATACGTTATGGGTCTAAAGTTTTAGAATTGCCATTTTCAATTAAACTTAATGATTTTGAAGCTGAGCGTTATCCAGGGACAGAAAATGGATATTCTGCTTTTTCAAGTGAAGTCACAGTAATTGATGAAAATGAAGGCAGTTATGATTATAAAATTTTTATGAATAATATTTTGGACCACCGTGGCTATCGTTTTTTTCAATCTAGTTTTGATGGAGATGAAAAAGGAACCATTTTGTCTGTTAATCATGATTATTGGGGGACATTAATTACTTACATAGGCTACTTTTTACTTTATTTTGGATTGATGGCTATTTTGTTTATTAAAGGATCTCGTTTCAAAGATTTAGAAAAGCAACTTGCTAAATTGAAAGCTAATAAAGTAAAAAAACTAAGTATTTTGTTTTTGTGTTTGGGGCTAAGCTCCTTTGCACAACAGCATTCTGAACATGATGGGCACAACCATACCACACCAATAAAACCAACCAAAGCACAAATAGATTCTATTTTAAAAACTAATATAACACCAAAAGAACACGCAGATTTGTTTGGGAAAATGGTTATTCAGGATTTGGGAGGTAGAATGATGCCTGTTAATACTTATGCTTCAGAAATGCTTCGTAAATTAAGTAAAAGTGATGCTTACGAAGGTTTGGATGCTAACCAAATATTTTTATCCATTCAAGAAAGTCCAATGCTTTGGTATAATGTACCTGTAATATATTTAGCATCAAAAAAAGCAGATACCATTAGGCACTTAATAGGTGTTGATGAAAGTGAAAAACATGTGTCACTTGCTGAGTTTTTTACAGATAGAGGAGAGTATAAATTAGCACCATACTTAGAAGAAGCGTATAAAGCCTTAGCACCAAATGGTTATCAAAAAGAGTTTAAAGAGGCTGACCAACGTGTTAGTTTACTGTATAACACTATTGAGGGAAGTTCTTTAAAAATATTTCCAATTCCTGATGATACCAACAATAAATGGATTTCAACCTCTGAATTACCACACTTTCAAGATAGAATTCAAGATTCATTGTATGTTAATTTTGTAAAAAATGGCTTCAGAGCTTATTTATTTACTTTAAATAATGCAAAACAAGAAAATGATTTTTCTGAAGCTAATAAAATTTTAGAAGCTTTTAAAAAAACCCAACATAAATATGGAGGAGACGTGATGTTGAGTGATGAAAAAATAAAGGCAGAGGTTTTATATAATAAATATGATATTTTTAAAAAGTTATTTAGTTGGTATTTGTATGCTGGTACTTTGTTGTTTATTATTTTAATTGTTCAAATATTCAGAGAAACGAGTAACGTTTTAAATAAATCTGTTACTGTTTTAAAACTTGTTGTACTCGGTTTATTTTTATTACACACAGCAGGGTTGATTGTTCGTTGGTACATTTCTGGGCATGCACCGTGGAGTGATGCATATGAATCTATGATATATGTAGCATGGGCTACCATGTTTTTTGGGCTGGCTTTTGGGCGGAAAAGTGATTTAACTATTGCATCTACAGCATTTGTAACAGCCATGTTATTGATGATAGCACATTGGAATTGGATGGATCCAGCTATAGCAAATTTACAGCCTGTTTTAAACAGTTATTGGTTGATGATTCATGTGTCTATTATTGTAGCCAGTTATGGACCTTTTGCTATAGGAATGATTTTAGGGATTACCTCTTTACTACTCATGATTTTTACAACTAAAAAAAATAAAGCCAAGATGTTGCTTAACATAAAAGAGTTAACTATTATTAATGAAATGGCTTTAACTATTGGATTGGTAATGCTAACCATTGGTAACTTTTTAGGTGGTATGTGGGCTAATGAAAGTTGGGGACGTTATTGGGGGTGGGATCCAAAGGAAACTTGGGCTCTTATTAGTATTATGATATATGCTTTTGTAATTCATATGCGATTGATCCCGGGGTTACGCGGACGCTGGTTTTTTAATCTGATGTCAATCATTGCATTTTCGTTTATTATTTTTACTTATTTTGGAGTTAACTTTTATCTGTCAGGACTTCATTCATATCAATCTGGTCAGCAAATAGCTAGTTTTAATGTTATAGCTATGGCATTTGGTTTGGTGGCATTGTTAGGTTTTTTCGCTTACAGAAGTTATGCTAAATTTTATAAGAAATAAGAAAAGTAATATTATAAATGAAATTATATAAAGATTTTAAAGAATTTGCTGTTAAAGGTAATATGATGGATATGGCCATTGGAATTATTATAGGTGCAGCCTTTAATAAAGTTATTGATGTTATGGTTAAAAAGGTGTTTTTACCACCGTTATCATTGCTAACTGATGGTGTTAATTTTGGAGATAAACAAATTGTACTACGCCATGCTGAAACAGATGCCACAGGTGGTGTTATATCAGATGAAGTAGCTATTGGTTATGGTGCTTTAGGTGAAGCTTTTTTAGATTTTATCATTATTGCTTTTACCGTGTTTATTGTAGTGAAATTTATGAATCGCTTGCGAAACAAATCACATGATTCAAATGATGATACTGTTGCTACACCAAAAGATATTGAATTGCTTTCAAAACTTACAGATTTAATGGAAGAGCAAAATAAGTTATTGCAATCCAAAAAATACTAAGTAAAATGGCAAAAACTGGGCAACATAAAAACACTAAAAATAAAGCGAAGCATTCAAAATTATTAGCTCAAAAAAACAATAAAAAAAAGTTGGAGATAGAAACAAGAAAAACTCGTTTAAAAGCTATTTTACAAGGGGTAAAGTCACAGCGGAAAGAATAATATTAATCGGTTTAGTTTATGTCTTAAATATTTAAAACTTATCGAAATTTTTTATAAAGTCCATTAAATAGTCTTTAATTTGAATATTGTTAATCTAAGTAATATTTAAGTTGGACAAAAACTTTTCTTTTTTAAATTCTATTAGTGAAATTAGTGAAGCAACTTTTAAAAAGTTATTAGAAGCAGCAACCTTAGTTAATGTTGAAGCAGGAAATCAACTCATAAAAGCAGATGAGTCTCCCAGTAAAGTTTACCTGTTAATTTCTGGTTTTATGAGAGCCTATTTGAGTTCAGAAACGGGTAAAGAATATAATAAAAAATTTTTTCTACCATATAATTTTGTTGCCTCACTTACGGCTTTGATAAAAAATGAAAAATCAAGACTGACTTATGAAACGCTTACAGATTGTCAATTATATGAGATGAATTTTGAAGTTTTCATGAATTTTGTCAATACTGATTTAAGTATATGTAAGTTGTATGTAAAAACATTAGAGGGTGTTTTTATGGATGATGAAAAGCGTCAATTGGAGTTTATTTCAATGAACGCAACTCAGCGTTATTTAGCCCTAAAAAAAGAAATTTCAGATATTGATTCACTCATACCTCAATATCAAATAGCATCTTACTTGAGTATTACCCCAGTACAGTTATGTAGAATTAGAAAAAAATTAAATGCAAATTATTAACAAATGTTAATGAATAGGATTATTCAAAACTATATATTTACCCCATATTTCCGTTTATATAAAGTAATTACGTGAGATTAATAGCTAACTAACCAAAAAAAAAACAGGTATATTATATACCTGTTTTTTTTGGTTCATTACCACATGTTTGTTAGTGCTATTTTAAGCTACCAACCATATCTTCGGGTTTTACCCAAGCATCATAATCTTCTGGAGTTACATAGCCTAATCTTACAGCTTCTTCTTTTAAAGTGGTACCATTTTTATGGGCTGTATTGGCAATTTCGGCTGCTTTATAATACCCTATTTTGGTATTTAAAGCGGTTACAAGCATTAATGAATTGTTTAAAAGCTTTGTAATAACCTCTTGGTTAGGCTCAATACCAATAGCACAATTTTCTTCAAAACTCACACAGGCATTTCCAATTAATTGAGCAGACTGTAAAACGTTTGCAGCCATTATTGGTTTAAACACATTCAATTCATAATGCCCTTGTAAACCACCAACAGAAACTGCTACGTCATTCCCCATTACTTGCGCGCAAACCATGGTTAATGCTTCACATTGGGTAGGGTTTACTTTTCCAGGCATAATTGAACTTCCTGGCTCGTTAGCAGGGATGATAATTTCTCCAATACCAGAACGCGGACCAGAAGCCATCATTCTTATATCATTGGCTATTTTGTTTAATGATACGGCCAATTGTTTTAAAGCGCCATGTGTTTCAACTAAAGCGTCGTGCGCTGCTAATGCTTCAAATTTATTGGGAGCTGTTACAAATGGTAGCTCTGTAAATTTAGCAATGTACTCAGCAACACGTTTACTGTACCCTTTAGGGGTATTTAAACCTGTTCCAACGGCTGTACCTCCTAAGGCTAATTCACTTAAATGTGGTAAAGTGTTTTCTAAAGCTTTAATGCCGTGATTTAATTGAGCAACATAACCAGAAAGTTCTTGACCTAAGGTTAGTGGTGTAGCATCCATTAAATGGGTACGACCAATTTTAACCACATTTTTAAAGGCTTCTGATTTCTTTTTTAAGGTATCTCTAAGTTGTTTTACTCCTGGAATAGTTGTCTCTACAATTTTCTTATATGCAGCAATATGCATACCAGTAGGGAAGGTGTCATTTGAAGATTGAGACTTGTTAACATCATCATTTGGTTGTATAACTTTTTCGCCTTCACCAATAACCTGACCAGCCAATTGCTGTGCTCTATTAGCTATCACCTCATTTACGTTCATGTTACTCTGTGTGCCAGAACCTGTTTGCCAAATAACCAAAGGAAATTGATCGTCGTGTTTACCTTCCAAAATTTCATCGCATACTTGAGCAATTAAATCTCGTTTTTCAATAGGTAATACACCTAATTCGCAATTTGTAAAGGCAGCAGCTTTTTTTAAATATGCAAAACCATAAATTATCTCTAAAGGCATAGAAGCCGAAGGTCCTATTTTGAAATTGTTTCTAGAGCGCTCGGTTTGTGCACCCCAAAGTTTATCGGCAGGTACTTTTACCTCGCCCATAGTGTCTTTTTCTATTCTAAAACTCATCTTGGTAACTATTAAATTTAAGAAGCAAAGTTAATTTATTTGACCTGTATTTATAATGATAATTGTTAGTTTTTATTAGATCTTTTTAACATATATATAACGTCTGAATTTTATGTAGCTATAATAAAATTGTATCTTAGCTATAATGAAGTTTTTTACTTCAAACTAATATTATAAACATAAAAACAAGAAACATCATGGCAACAATTAGATTAGGAGACATTGCCCCAAACTTTACAGCTGAATCAACAGAAGGTACGATCAATTTTCACGATTGGTTAGGAGATGGTTGGGGAATTTTATTTTCGCATCCAGCCGACTACACGCCTGTTTGTACTACCGAATTAGGTACTGTGGCTAAATATAAAGCAGAATTTGATAAACGAAATGTTAAAGTAGTAGCCCTTAGTGTAGACGGATTAGAATCTCATAAAGGTTGGGTAAATGATATTAACGAAACTCAAAATACAACGGTTAATTTTCCAATTATAGCAGATGAAGATAGAAAAGTATCTGAATTGTACGATATGATTCATCCCAATGCTAACGACAAATTAACAGTGCGTTCTGTATTTGTTATTGGAAATGATAAGAAGGTAAAATTGATTATTACTTATCCAGCTTCAACAGGAAGAAATTTTGATGAATTATTACGCGTTATAGATTCATTGCAATTAACAGCTTACCATAAAGTGGCTACACCAGCAAACTGGAATCATGGAGAAGATGTAGTTATTTCACCAGCAATTACCAATGAGCAAATTCCAAACATGTTCCCTAAAGGACATAAAGAGATAACACCTTATTTAAGAATGACGCCACAGCCGAATTTAGATTAAAGAAATAAAATTATATTTTTATTAGCACTGCAATATTTTGTGGTGCTTTTTTTATGCAAAAAAGCTACATGATAGTAAATATTATATTGTGATATGTTTTTTGATATGGAGAAGTTGTTAAAAATAATGTATTATAAATGAGTTAATTATATGTTTGTGGTTAAAGAATATTCTTAAATTTACAGCAAAACTTTTAACAATATTTAATTATGAAAGCAAATAAACCGATAGTTTGGTTTGAAATTTACGTAGATGATATGGAACGAGCTTCTAATTTTTATGAGGCTGTTTTGAATATTACATTAGAAACTATGCCAAGCCCTACTGACGATGCTGTTCAAATGAAATGTTTTCCGGGGGATATGGAAAATTACGGAGCTACTGGCGCTTTGGTTAAAATGGAAGGCTTTAAAGCCGGAGGAAATTCAACTTTAGTTTATTTTGGCAGCGTTGATTGTACAATAGAAGAAGCACGTGTAGAACAAGCAGGTGGTAAAATAGTTACCCCAAAAATGTCTATTGGTAAACATGGGTATATTTCACTGTTTTCAGATACAGAAGGCAATGTGGTAGGATTGCATTCTATGGAGTAATTTTTTCTATTCTTTCAAGTAGAAAACTAATAAGGTTAAATAACTTTAGGTTGCAAAATAAAAATGGTTTGGCGTGTTAGTTATTAATAAAGCTGTTAATAAATTTAAATTTGGTATTGTATAAAAAGAAGCTTTACACTATCTTTGCTTAACATTTTTAAAACACACTTACAATTATGTTTGATTTTGACCAATATTTAGGATTTTTAGCCTTTTTATCGATTTTTACCATTGGTTTTTGGTTGATGCTTTTTTTAACCATTTTTGCAATTCCTTACTGGATTGGTGGTTCTTTGATGGAATTTATTAAGGAAAAGAGAGAAGAAAAGAAAGCGAAACTTTAAGGTTTCGTTACTAAAATTTATAATAATTAAAATTTCATAAAAAAGGGAAGCTTAACATGAGCTTCCCTTTTTTTATATTTATTTTTAAGTATATTAGGTTTTTTAACCTTCAAAATCAAAGTCGTCTCCGCCTCCATTTCCATCACCTCTTTCTCCAGAATCTCTTTTTTTCTGTTGATTGAATCTGTAAGTGAATGACAGATTAAAACTTCTTTGTCTTCGTTGGTATTCAGAATCACTATAAAACTCAGACGTTGTAGATATGCTTTGACGTTTTTGAGAGTTGAAAATATCACTAATATTTAACGAAATAGATGCTGCTTCATTAAACAAATCTTTACTAAAAGCCATATTTGCTGAAAACATACCTTTAGTTTCATTTTGAGCGTCTTCTCGTGGTCCCATATACAATAGCCTAGTTTGCCAATCAATTTCTGAAGGGAGGGTGTATTTGTTGTTCAATCTTACAAACCAGCTTACGTTTTCTGCACCAAAATCGGTACCTTCATAAAAGCCTTTTGTAGTTGAGTGAAATAAGTTAAAATTTCCGTTAATGTTCCATTTTTGGGTAGGTCTGTGAGTGACGGTAAATTCAAAACCAAAACGGTTATTTGTAGCTAAATTAACGGGAGTTCTGTTTATTACTTGAATAAGTGTATATTGACTATTTAAATCGTTAAAATCAGCATCATTGATGTTAACCGTTTGACTCGTATCGTATATGTAATAATCATCACTTCCTTGAGCAATAAATGAAAATACATCTGTAGCATGTTGATAGTAAATAGATGAATTTATAGTTAATTTACCTATTTGGTTTAAATACCCTAAATCAAAAGAGTTTGAATAACTTGGATCAAGGTCTGGATTTCCTTGAAATAAATTGATGGGGCTACTACGAGACGGAAACGGATTGATATAACGAGAGCGCGGACGACTTAAGCGTCTATTGTATCCTAAAGTAAAACTCTGATCTTCTGAAATTTCATAACCTAAATTTAGAGTAGGGAAAAAACCAACATAATTTTTGCGTTCAAAATCATTGGAAGTTAATTGATTAATAGTGATTCTAGATTCTTCCATTCGTAACCCCAGTAAAAAGGAAAATTTCTCTTTGATTTTACTTCCAAATTGCGAATAAACGGCATTAATATATTCTCTATAAATCAAATTGTTGCTTACGTCTCCATCTTCAACAAAATCTCCATTTTCATTAAATTCCAATGAATAATCTGTATTTAGCTCAGAAAAATTACCTCGGTATC is a window from the Pseudalgibacter alginicilyticus genome containing:
- the ccsA gene encoding cytochrome c biogenesis protein CcsA — protein: MQTKLAKILFSTRLTAVLFLVFAAAMVTGTFLDAGQDTSPTPYTRNLIYNAWWFEAIMVFFVINFLGNIFRYQLHKKEKWATLVLHLAFILILLGAFITRYVSFEGMMAIREGATENTFLSQKTYVTAYIDGDYEIDGVPQRLPIEREVDFSGRMKNSFEINTKYNQQPVSIELEEFIVGAEEDIIPDENGEAYLKMVEAGTNGPHNHFLKSGEVQSIHNILFALDKPTEGAINITQSENGLTINSPFEGEYMTMATMAQGTLVKDSLQPLILRSRYVIGNMQMVFPKPVIKGHFEIVKKSEILQNDQDGLRLKITTNDETKNIGVLGGKGSNSNFKYIHVGGLDIGIRYGSKVLELPFSIKLNDFEAERYPGTENGYSAFSSEVTVIDENEGSYDYKIFMNNILDHRGYRFFQSSFDGDEKGTILSVNHDYWGTLITYIGYFLLYFGLMAILFIKGSRFKDLEKQLAKLKANKVKKLSILFLCLGLSSFAQQHSEHDGHNHTTPIKPTKAQIDSILKTNITPKEHADLFGKMVIQDLGGRMMPVNTYASEMLRKLSKSDAYEGLDANQIFLSIQESPMLWYNVPVIYLASKKADTIRHLIGVDESEKHVSLAEFFTDRGEYKLAPYLEEAYKALAPNGYQKEFKEADQRVSLLYNTIEGSSLKIFPIPDDTNNKWISTSELPHFQDRIQDSLYVNFVKNGFRAYLFTLNNAKQENDFSEANKILEAFKKTQHKYGGDVMLSDEKIKAEVLYNKYDIFKKLFSWYLYAGTLLFIILIVQIFRETSNVLNKSVTVLKLVVLGLFLLHTAGLIVRWYISGHAPWSDAYESMIYVAWATMFFGLAFGRKSDLTIASTAFVTAMLLMIAHWNWMDPAIANLQPVLNSYWLMIHVSIIVASYGPFAIGMILGITSLLLMIFTTKKNKAKMLLNIKELTIINEMALTIGLVMLTIGNFLGGMWANESWGRYWGWDPKETWALISIMIYAFVIHMRLIPGLRGRWFFNLMSIIAFSFIIFTYFGVNFYLSGLHSYQSGQQIASFNVIAMAFGLVALLGFFAYRSYAKFYKK
- a CDS encoding Crp/Fnr family transcriptional regulator, with translation MDKNFSFLNSISEISEATFKKLLEAATLVNVEAGNQLIKADESPSKVYLLISGFMRAYLSSETGKEYNKKFFLPYNFVASLTALIKNEKSRLTYETLTDCQLYEMNFEVFMNFVNTDLSICKLYVKTLEGVFMDDEKRQLEFISMNATQRYLALKKEISDIDSLIPQYQIASYLSITPVQLCRIRKKLNANY
- a CDS encoding peroxiredoxin — translated: MATIRLGDIAPNFTAESTEGTINFHDWLGDGWGILFSHPADYTPVCTTELGTVAKYKAEFDKRNVKVVALSVDGLESHKGWVNDINETQNTTVNFPIIADEDRKVSELYDMIHPNANDKLTVRSVFVIGNDKKVKLIITYPASTGRNFDELLRVIDSLQLTAYHKVATPANWNHGEDVVISPAITNEQIPNMFPKGHKEITPYLRMTPQPNLD
- the fumC gene encoding class II fumarate hydratase, with the translated sequence MSFRIEKDTMGEVKVPADKLWGAQTERSRNNFKIGPSASMPLEIIYGFAYLKKAAAFTNCELGVLPIEKRDLIAQVCDEILEGKHDDQFPLVIWQTGSGTQSNMNVNEVIANRAQQLAGQVIGEGEKVIQPNDDVNKSQSSNDTFPTGMHIAAYKKIVETTIPGVKQLRDTLKKKSEAFKNVVKIGRTHLMDATPLTLGQELSGYVAQLNHGIKALENTLPHLSELALGGTAVGTGLNTPKGYSKRVAEYIAKFTELPFVTAPNKFEALAAHDALVETHGALKQLAVSLNKIANDIRMMASGPRSGIGEIIIPANEPGSSIMPGKVNPTQCEALTMVCAQVMGNDVAVSVGGLQGHYELNVFKPIMAANVLQSAQLIGNACVSFEENCAIGIEPNQEVITKLLNNSLMLVTALNTKIGYYKAAEIANTAHKNGTTLKEEAVRLGYVTPEDYDAWVKPEDMVGSLK
- the mscL gene encoding large conductance mechanosensitive channel protein MscL; translation: MKLYKDFKEFAVKGNMMDMAIGIIIGAAFNKVIDVMVKKVFLPPLSLLTDGVNFGDKQIVLRHAETDATGGVISDEVAIGYGALGEAFLDFIIIAFTVFIVVKFMNRLRNKSHDSNDDTVATPKDIELLSKLTDLMEEQNKLLQSKKY
- a CDS encoding VOC family protein, with the translated sequence MKANKPIVWFEIYVDDMERASNFYEAVLNITLETMPSPTDDAVQMKCFPGDMENYGATGALVKMEGFKAGGNSTLVYFGSVDCTIEEARVEQAGGKIVTPKMSIGKHGYISLFSDTEGNVVGLHSME